In Bacteroidota bacterium, one DNA window encodes the following:
- a CDS encoding cation-translocating P-type ATPase, with amino-acid sequence MGSSEPVVRFDGLGEAEAARRLREEGPNELPSAKKHSVLQTVLAVLSEPMLLLLLGCAVIYLVLADIQEALILLGSALLIIGITFVQERRTERALEALRDLSSPRALVIRDGIRKRIAGRDVVRGDVVVLAEGDRVPADGGVLECASLQVDESLLTGESVAVSKAEWDRSTALLRPGGENHPFVYSGTLVTKGRAIVEVLATGERTEIGKIGTHLKAIEQESTKLQGEIRRIVRVMAVAGLVLCLAVTVVFALSRGNWLGGLLSGLSLAMAMVPEEFPVVLTIFLALGAWRMTQKRVLTRRMPVLETLGATTVLCVDKTGTLTENRMVVRELRLANNERYIVGEPASHLGGDLRMLAECAILASPRDPFDPMEIAIHSLGGEHFEKESYPGAEWTLEKEYPLDPSLLAVTNIWKTDVTGDGRVVAVKGALEAVAELCGAQGAELERLHAIAAEMASEGLRVLAVARGSHSAEAPESPRMLSFDFVGFVGLYDPPKASAAAALAECYSAGVRVVMITGDYPATATAIGKQIGMHDAESVITGSELDAMSDETLSTRIGTTSVFARVMPEQKLKIVRALKARGEVVAMTGDGVNDAPALRAANVGIAMGGRGTDVAREASSLVLLDDDFASIVEAIRNGRRIFDNLKKAIAYIFAIHVPTAGMTLLPLLFGMPVGLFPVHIIFLELIIDPACTIAFEAEPEEDDVMKRKPRPPKARLFSRRMISLSLLQGAVSVILVFGIYAYVLSQGRGELEARSLAFATVVFSNLCLILTNRSWSAPISKLFKRKNKALAGVIGGTLVLLALVLYVPFLQRLFHFHTLHPDDLIFCVGAGFVSILWFELLKVFHRVNPEV; translated from the coding sequence ATGGGCAGCAGCGAACCTGTGGTGAGGTTTGATGGTCTCGGCGAAGCGGAAGCTGCGCGGCGCTTGCGCGAGGAAGGGCCTAATGAGCTACCCTCGGCGAAGAAGCACTCGGTGCTGCAGACGGTTCTTGCAGTCCTCTCGGAGCCAATGCTCCTGCTGTTGCTCGGCTGCGCCGTTATCTATCTCGTACTTGCCGACATTCAAGAGGCGCTCATTCTGCTCGGGTCGGCGCTATTGATCATCGGTATCACCTTCGTTCAAGAGCGGCGGACCGAACGCGCACTCGAAGCATTGCGCGATCTCTCGAGCCCTCGTGCACTCGTCATTCGTGATGGTATTCGCAAGCGCATCGCCGGGCGCGATGTTGTTCGCGGCGATGTGGTCGTCCTTGCCGAAGGCGACCGCGTGCCGGCCGATGGCGGTGTGCTCGAGTGCGCATCGCTGCAGGTTGACGAGTCGTTGCTCACCGGCGAATCGGTCGCAGTGAGCAAAGCGGAATGGGACCGCAGCACCGCTCTGTTGCGACCGGGCGGGGAGAATCATCCGTTCGTCTATAGCGGTACGCTTGTTACAAAAGGCCGCGCGATCGTCGAAGTCCTTGCCACCGGCGAACGCACGGAGATCGGGAAGATCGGCACGCACCTCAAAGCGATCGAGCAGGAAAGCACGAAGCTGCAGGGCGAGATCCGGCGCATTGTCCGCGTAATGGCGGTCGCAGGGTTGGTACTGTGTCTGGCCGTGACGGTCGTCTTCGCGCTTTCGCGCGGCAACTGGCTGGGTGGTCTGCTCTCTGGGCTGAGCCTCGCGATGGCGATGGTGCCGGAAGAATTTCCCGTTGTGCTGACGATCTTCCTCGCGCTCGGCGCGTGGCGCATGACACAAAAGCGCGTGCTCACGCGCCGCATGCCTGTTCTCGAAACGCTCGGCGCAACGACGGTGCTGTGCGTCGATAAGACGGGTACGCTGACGGAGAACCGAATGGTCGTGCGCGAACTTCGTCTGGCGAACAACGAACGCTATATCGTTGGCGAACCCGCATCGCATCTCGGCGGTGACCTTCGCATGCTTGCCGAATGCGCGATTCTCGCAAGTCCGCGTGACCCGTTCGATCCGATGGAGATCGCCATCCATTCGCTCGGCGGCGAGCACTTCGAGAAGGAATCGTATCCCGGCGCAGAGTGGACGCTCGAAAAAGAGTATCCGCTCGATCCGTCGCTTCTCGCGGTGACAAATATCTGGAAGACGGATGTCACTGGCGATGGACGCGTTGTCGCTGTTAAAGGTGCACTCGAAGCGGTGGCGGAGCTCTGCGGCGCGCAAGGTGCGGAGCTCGAGCGATTGCATGCGATCGCAGCGGAGATGGCGAGCGAAGGGTTGCGTGTGCTTGCCGTCGCACGAGGCTCGCATTCGGCCGAAGCGCCCGAGAGTCCGCGGATGCTCTCGTTCGATTTTGTCGGTTTCGTCGGGCTCTACGATCCTCCGAAAGCAAGCGCCGCGGCGGCGCTCGCCGAGTGTTACAGTGCGGGAGTTCGAGTCGTGATGATCACGGGTGATTACCCCGCGACGGCAACGGCGATCGGCAAGCAGATCGGCATGCACGATGCAGAGTCGGTCATCACCGGTAGTGAACTCGACGCGATGAGCGACGAAACGCTTTCAACACGTATCGGCACGACCTCTGTCTTTGCGCGCGTGATGCCGGAGCAGAAGCTGAAGATCGTTCGTGCGCTCAAAGCGCGGGGCGAGGTCGTTGCGATGACGGGCGACGGCGTGAACGATGCACCTGCGCTGCGCGCCGCGAACGTTGGCATTGCGATGGGCGGCCGCGGGACTGACGTCGCGCGCGAAGCTTCGTCGCTCGTGTTGCTCGATGACGACTTTGCCAGCATCGTCGAAGCCATACGCAACGGCCGCCGCATCTTCGATAATTTGAAGAAAGCGATCGCATACATTTTCGCGATCCATGTGCCGACGGCCGGCATGACGCTGCTGCCGTTGCTCTTCGGGATGCCCGTCGGCCTGTTCCCGGTGCACATCATTTTCCTCGAGCTCATCATCGATCCCGCCTGCACGATCGCCTTCGAAGCGGAGCCGGAAGAAGACGATGTGATGAAGCGAAAACCACGACCGCCGAAGGCGCGGCTCTTTAGCCGACGCATGATCTCGTTAAGCCTGTTGCAGGGCGCTGTATCGGTGATCCTCGTATTCGGTATCTACGCGTACGTTCTCTCGCAAGGAAGGGGAGAGCTGGAGGCCCGGAGCCTCGCGTTCGCGACGGTGGTGTTCAGCAACCTGTGTCTGATCCTCACGAACCGTTCGTGGTCGGCGCCGATCTCGAAGCTCTTTAAGCGAAAGAACAAGGCGCTTGCCGGTGTGATCGGCGGTACACTCGTCCTGCTCGCGCTGGTGCTCTACGTGCCGTTTCTCCAACGCCTCTTCCATTTCCACACGCTGCACCCCGACGACCTCATCTTTTGCGTCGGCGCAGGCTTCGTGAGCATTTTGTGGTTTGAGTTATTGAAGGTGTTTCATCGGGTGAATCCGGAGGTGTAA
- a CDS encoding T9SS type A sorting domain-containing protein, which yields MNHTLRSLAVTSICLALVSTLHAQWKQLPGLYGGNITQIVSIEDTVFVRGDNGGGIFRSTNAGASWESVTYGLGSGVVRSMVVSGSRLLAATPVGLYLSDDRGRTWVRNGSAVRSNGMTASEDLTGISSLASAGSIVYGLSFSGSFFRSTDRGNTWTAPAGRFSPSPAFTVAAIGTTVLWYARDQIWMSMDTGNTFKPWPPARALAYPFSFFVDGTTVYAFGTNEDGRSFSILRSLDAGQTWNDLAVPNGPTGATAFVANGDDILLSTEYGCFRSTDGGSTWLDVPQSRLIPNVLYHQGSMLWAGDQRSAVLRSTDGGLTWAERNVGIGLSQVKRMAICRSALFVAASDRSPVRRTFDLGQHWVTVGDSTYAGANGFHVEDSVLYVVGNTSIGRTTDLGENWTTINSPGSVEVLTRLGSRWYIGEGYTTSYSSDGGVVWSPRFPDIGGMKTEFVSRGGRLWVGASDGLHYSTDGGNEWPFADSLPTQPVTSLSQTDGALFATTSDAAVRSTDEGRSWQTITFAPPFQEYYSILPVGNAIALAGGSSVYVSYDGGSSFERVSEGLLDAEVIQLTTDGMRLFAATAGAGIWYRDLSELGIADVPKNVDVAADIGRISVVPNPVATNGMITFGLPESGQVRIELVDVLGRTVQQVFQGSLEAGVHEIPLDLSVLRAGTYQCVLSFGNRQSSAPVIVSK from the coding sequence ATGAATCACACGCTTCGCAGTCTTGCGGTCACATCGATTTGTCTTGCGTTGGTCTCAACGCTGCATGCCCAGTGGAAACAACTCCCCGGTTTGTATGGCGGCAACATCACTCAGATCGTTTCGATCGAGGACACCGTATTCGTTCGCGGGGATAATGGCGGAGGGATTTTCCGATCTACTAATGCAGGTGCATCATGGGAGTCGGTGACCTACGGCTTGGGTTCGGGTGTGGTCCGCTCGATGGTGGTCTCGGGAAGTCGCTTGCTGGCCGCAACGCCTGTGGGTTTGTATCTGTCTGACGATCGTGGACGGACTTGGGTAAGAAATGGCTCTGCAGTTCGATCGAATGGGATGACCGCGAGCGAGGACTTGACAGGTATATCCTCATTGGCATCGGCGGGCTCGATCGTCTACGGTCTCTCGTTCTCTGGATCATTTTTTCGGTCCACAGATCGAGGCAATACTTGGACGGCACCGGCCGGACGCTTTTCGCCATCCCCGGCCTTCACGGTAGCAGCAATCGGCACGACGGTGTTGTGGTATGCTCGTGACCAAATATGGATGTCAATGGATACGGGAAATACTTTCAAGCCGTGGCCACCCGCTCGCGCTCTTGCCTACCCGTTCTCCTTTTTCGTCGATGGCACGACCGTTTATGCTTTCGGGACGAATGAAGATGGACGTTCATTCAGTATTCTCCGTTCGCTCGATGCAGGACAGACGTGGAACGATCTTGCAGTCCCGAACGGGCCCACGGGCGCAACAGCCTTCGTCGCGAATGGGGACGATATCCTTCTCAGTACGGAGTACGGTTGCTTCCGGTCAACTGACGGCGGCTCGACATGGCTCGATGTGCCTCAGTCAAGGCTGATTCCGAATGTGCTGTATCATCAGGGAAGTATGCTGTGGGCCGGCGATCAACGTTCGGCCGTGCTTCGCTCGACCGATGGAGGCTTGACGTGGGCAGAACGGAACGTAGGTATCGGATTGTCACAGGTCAAGCGCATGGCAATTTGTCGCTCGGCGCTCTTCGTTGCGGCATCGGACCGTTCGCCGGTGCGACGTACCTTCGATCTTGGTCAGCATTGGGTGACGGTCGGCGATAGTACCTATGCGGGCGCGAATGGGTTTCATGTTGAAGATTCGGTCTTGTACGTGGTCGGCAATACTTCGATCGGTCGAACGACCGACTTGGGGGAGAACTGGACGACGATCAACTCGCCGGGTTCGGTTGAAGTACTCACCAGGCTTGGCTCCAGATGGTATATCGGTGAGGGGTACACTACGAGTTACTCTTCAGACGGCGGGGTGGTCTGGAGTCCGCGCTTCCCTGATATTGGCGGTATGAAGACCGAGTTCGTTAGCCGCGGCGGCAGGTTATGGGTTGGCGCATCGGATGGGCTGCACTACTCGACCGATGGGGGTAATGAATGGCCCTTCGCTGATTCATTGCCAACGCAGCCAGTCACGTCACTATCCCAGACAGATGGCGCGCTCTTCGCAACGACCAGTGATGCTGCCGTGCGAAGCACAGACGAGGGGCGCTCGTGGCAGACGATCACCTTCGCGCCACCATTTCAGGAATATTATAGTATTCTCCCTGTCGGGAATGCAATCGCGCTCGCCGGCGGGAGTTCTGTGTATGTGAGCTACGATGGTGGGTCAAGTTTTGAGAGGGTATCGGAAGGACTGCTCGATGCCGAGGTGATTCAACTCACCACAGATGGCATGCGGTTATTCGCCGCAACCGCAGGAGCAGGGATCTGGTATCGCGATCTCTCCGAACTTGGGATCGCTGACGTACCCAAGAATGTAGATGTAGCTGCTGACATAGGTCGCATCAGCGTTGTCCCGAACCCTGTTGCAACGAACGGTATGATCACGTTTGGGCTGCCGGAATCGGGCCAGGTCCGGATCGAGTTGGTCGATGTGTTGGGCCGCACGGTGCAGCAGGTGTTTCAAGGCAGCCTCGAGGCTGGTGTTCATGAGATACCGCTCGATCTGTCGGTTTTGCGTGCCGGTACATATCAGTGCGTCTTGAGTTTCGGAAATAGGCAGTCGAGTGCTCCCGTTATCGTTAGCAAGTAG
- a CDS encoding T9SS type A sorting domain-containing protein, whose product MFKSLLRLALVCTSVCVTGSMDGHAQWVQTSGPSEASLSAFATKNGMTIFAGSYNDGLFVSTDDGVTWSSTGNGLKDTMITSLAILGNDLFATNANGVNRSTDNGATWTPMNANLPVYMFTRNTSALFAVGSTLYVCPDEGIYASTDLGVSWTRLVPGPETPNDNVWQILGNGAYLLATTESGIFRSIDSGATWIQVDTCHVNHVSSMGSILFATTTTDRFILRSSDSGKTWVHVVPDVSMAITEMSVSGSDLFTVSYDGLYRSTDQGVHWIATRFPPILQNDTYGYGLISTSEALIIVTNGRGLFRTTDQGVSWSGVGPANTLIYSVASTSSVLFATLRSWNYAPDGLFTSSDDGLTWEAEGTSGIMTLAAMGRNVFGGSLWDGLHILAGSGAYDFLGWQGENIVRSSGTILVYVSPHYGVNFSSDSGQTWSLAPAGIYPDFGYDSLLIGTDSLNHVLRSTDLGNSWTNVLGLPDSPQYTMAMSGSVIVATNGTGMYRSTDGGTTWSDAHNGLPNAGLNVLAANVAGVVVATERGVFRSTNGGVSWGNWNIGLGTDTVTCLSINERYIFAGTQGQGVWRRPISDLSSVPPPIRMESVVLFPNPTAGTITIHNAPDDIERISIMNVLGKQVMDIPNVYGSDATLDLSNLSSGVYYARIVTQRSTTTKMIVRE is encoded by the coding sequence ATGTTTAAGTCTCTGCTGCGTCTTGCGTTGGTTTGTACTTCGGTGTGTGTCACCGGATCTATGGATGGGCATGCCCAGTGGGTACAAACATCGGGCCCGTCGGAAGCCTCGCTCTCGGCCTTTGCGACTAAGAATGGAATGACGATCTTTGCGGGTTCTTATAACGATGGCCTCTTTGTGTCAACGGATGACGGAGTAACTTGGTCATCGACTGGCAATGGGTTAAAAGACACAATGATTACTTCGTTGGCTATTCTCGGCAACGACCTGTTTGCGACAAATGCGAACGGTGTTAATCGTTCAACGGACAATGGCGCAACATGGACCCCAATGAACGCGAATCTACCAGTCTATATGTTCACGAGAAACACGTCAGCACTATTTGCAGTTGGTAGTACGCTGTATGTCTGCCCTGACGAAGGGATCTATGCATCGACGGACCTCGGAGTGAGTTGGACTCGCCTGGTACCTGGTCCCGAAACGCCTAATGACAATGTCTGGCAGATTCTCGGTAACGGAGCCTACTTGTTAGCGACAACAGAGTCCGGCATTTTTCGATCGATCGACAGCGGAGCCACCTGGATACAAGTGGATACGTGCCATGTCAATCATGTCTCATCGATGGGCTCGATTTTGTTTGCCACGACCACCACAGATAGGTTCATCCTTCGCTCTTCAGATAGTGGGAAAACCTGGGTACATGTAGTACCTGACGTATCGATGGCGATTACCGAAATGAGTGTCTCAGGCTCTGATCTATTCACGGTATCTTATGACGGTTTGTATAGATCGACCGACCAAGGAGTTCATTGGATTGCAACTCGTTTTCCCCCGATACTACAAAATGATACTTATGGTTACGGGCTTATATCAACTTCCGAAGCGCTGATCATTGTCACGAATGGGCGTGGTTTGTTTCGTACAACTGACCAAGGTGTATCATGGAGTGGTGTTGGTCCAGCAAATACCCTCATCTATAGTGTCGCGTCGACCAGTTCCGTGCTCTTTGCTACGTTGAGGAGCTGGAATTACGCCCCGGACGGGCTGTTTACCTCATCCGATGACGGGTTGACTTGGGAAGCGGAAGGTACATCCGGCATCATGACGCTTGCTGCCATGGGTCGGAATGTGTTCGGAGGTTCTCTCTGGGACGGCCTCCATATCCTCGCTGGCAGCGGAGCATATGACTTCTTAGGTTGGCAGGGCGAGAACATCGTCCGAAGTAGTGGTACTATATTGGTGTATGTCAGTCCGCACTATGGGGTAAATTTTTCGTCCGATAGCGGACAAACCTGGTCGTTAGCACCGGCGGGTATCTACCCGGACTTCGGCTATGATTCACTTTTGATTGGCACCGATAGTTTGAATCACGTTCTTCGTTCGACAGATCTTGGAAACTCATGGACGAACGTCTTGGGACTTCCAGACTCCCCACAGTATACGATGGCAATGAGCGGATCTGTGATCGTTGCAACAAATGGAACAGGTATGTATCGTTCTACCGATGGTGGAACAACATGGAGTGATGCTCATAACGGGCTCCCGAATGCAGGTTTGAATGTTCTCGCTGCGAACGTAGCCGGAGTAGTTGTCGCAACCGAACGCGGGGTATTTCGGTCGACGAATGGCGGCGTCAGTTGGGGCAACTGGAATATCGGACTTGGTACCGATACAGTCACATGCCTTTCGATCAACGAGAGATATATCTTTGCCGGAACTCAGGGGCAAGGTGTCTGGCGCCGCCCAATTTCGGATTTGTCTTCCGTACCGCCGCCGATTCGTATGGAGAGCGTTGTGTTATTTCCCAACCCCACAGCAGGCACAATCACGATTCACAATGCACCGGATGACATCGAACGCATTTCCATCATGAACGTCCTTGGCAAACAAGTGATGGACATTCCGAATGTGTATGGCAGCGACGCAACACTCGATCTGTCGAACCTGAGTTCGGGGGTGTATTATGCTCGGATCGTGACTCAACGCTCTACTACGACGAAGATGATCGTGCGAGAGTGA
- a CDS encoding insulinase family protein, whose protein sequence is MKQFVLTLFVFALLALAPTRPRAVGMDDTSIDDVQEFSVDGIDVLLRETTEAPTVSAICFIRGGTSAMSKDELPTSEYFAMALVPSSGSEITSKQQYRRKMLRMGSVMGGNDGRDFSTISMRCTRENFDATWKFFGDIFAHPVVDTTEFRNLQRNALVGVRDRSSDPDRLSHAVLDSMFFHHHPYGKHVTAESITAQTPAHVLDYYKSIVIKSRMLLVVVGNVSRKELEAKMRSSGMTSLPMGSFTPPKLPIPAQAYSPGAFFPPIDRKLPTNYVLCYHHIPNKGDSDYYAYVRLRNFLGGFLFQHLRVQTNLAYAPNNDDLDWLSAVEEISFQTNYVDSAVKIFFNDVDFFQKNLILESAIKSGVAKWTTSNYLKQETTIGQAVAIGQAQLLTGSWRNAFISFSKLSKVTPEQIQRVAKIYYRNFNWCVVGDTTGIDKSLLLSR, encoded by the coding sequence ATGAAGCAATTCGTTCTGACCCTTTTCGTCTTCGCGTTACTTGCGCTCGCACCGACCAGACCCCGTGCCGTCGGCATGGACGATACGTCGATCGACGACGTGCAGGAATTCTCCGTCGATGGGATCGATGTCCTGTTGCGGGAAACGACGGAAGCGCCGACCGTGAGCGCGATCTGCTTCATTCGCGGCGGCACGAGCGCGATGAGCAAAGACGAACTGCCGACGAGCGAGTACTTCGCGATGGCGCTCGTCCCGTCGAGCGGCAGCGAGATCACGTCGAAGCAGCAATACCGCCGGAAAATGTTGCGCATGGGGTCGGTCATGGGCGGCAACGACGGCCGCGATTTCTCGACAATCTCGATGCGCTGCACACGCGAGAATTTCGATGCGACCTGGAAGTTCTTCGGCGATATTTTTGCGCATCCTGTCGTCGATACCACCGAGTTTCGCAACCTGCAGCGCAATGCACTCGTCGGTGTGCGCGATCGAAGCAGCGACCCCGACCGCCTAAGCCACGCCGTGCTCGATTCGATGTTCTTCCACCATCACCCGTACGGCAAGCACGTCACGGCGGAATCGATCACTGCCCAGACGCCGGCGCATGTGCTCGACTATTACAAGTCGATCGTCATAAAGTCGCGGATGTTACTCGTCGTGGTCGGTAACGTCAGCCGCAAAGAACTCGAAGCGAAGATGCGTTCGAGCGGCATGACGTCGCTGCCGATGGGCTCGTTCACGCCGCCGAAGCTGCCGATCCCGGCGCAAGCATATTCGCCCGGCGCATTCTTCCCACCAATCGACCGCAAGCTCCCGACGAATTATGTGCTCTGCTATCATCACATCCCGAACAAAGGCGATTCGGATTACTACGCGTACGTTCGCTTGCGCAATTTCCTCGGTGGGTTCCTCTTCCAGCACTTGCGCGTCCAGACGAACCTCGCATACGCGCCGAACAACGACGACCTCGATTGGCTTTCGGCCGTCGAAGAGATTTCCTTCCAGACCAATTACGTCGATAGCGCAGTGAAGATCTTCTTCAACGATGTGGATTTCTTCCAGAAGAATTTGATCCTCGAATCGGCGATCAAGTCCGGCGTAGCAAAATGGACGACGAGCAATTACCTCAAACAGGAAACGACCATCGGGCAGGCAGTGGCGATCGGACAGGCTCAGCTCCTCACCGGCTCATGGCGCAATGCGTTCATCTCGTTCAGCAAACTCTCGAAGGTCACTCCCGAGCAGATCCAGCGCGTTGCGAAGATCTACTACCGCAACTTCAACTGGTGCGTCGTCGGCGACACGACGGGGATCGATAAGTCGCTGCTGTTGTCGAGGTAG
- a CDS encoding insulinase family protein yields MRIRIALAVLFVGLATQTSLAQLPHWTRFKLDNGLEVLVVENHLTPIVTVEIAVKNGSFTESQEYNGLSHLYEHMFFTANEKDTSEEDFLDRVDRLGIVYNGETHEENVQYYFTLPKQNIEEGMDFMATAIMHPLFKQKEIDQQIAVVLAEFDRDEASPFFNFNRDLQKAIWGDNWIRKEALGQREAIKAATREKMLAIKDKYYIPNNSLLIVAGDCSTDDVRDLAQKYFASWKRGPDPFKGTTQPAIEPLTENKYVTDFVETPTAACLVRWHGPSIGIDDKGTYAADVFSEIIRQDEHEFTKSLLESGVASARNFWYYTQRLVGPIQADIYAPPERMKASMKIFWEQLDKFTKPGYYSDEELETSKQQLRSRILYDSESLSDFSKNIAFWWASTGLDYYEGYLDNLSKITRKDINEYLRRYVIGKPYVISIAVKAGDLLKYDLNPRDLTHDALVPTPR; encoded by the coding sequence ATGCGCATACGCATTGCTCTTGCTGTTCTGTTTGTGGGGCTTGCCACACAGACCTCGCTCGCACAGTTGCCGCACTGGACACGCTTCAAGCTCGATAACGGGCTTGAAGTGCTGGTCGTCGAGAATCACCTGACGCCCATCGTGACCGTCGAGATCGCGGTCAAGAACGGCTCGTTCACCGAGTCGCAGGAATATAACGGCCTCAGCCATCTCTACGAGCACATGTTCTTCACCGCCAACGAGAAGGATACGAGCGAAGAAGATTTTCTTGATCGCGTCGATCGCCTCGGCATCGTCTATAATGGTGAGACGCATGAGGAGAACGTGCAGTACTACTTCACACTTCCCAAGCAGAACATCGAAGAAGGGATGGACTTCATGGCGACGGCCATCATGCATCCGCTCTTTAAGCAGAAGGAGATCGATCAGCAGATCGCCGTCGTGCTCGCCGAGTTTGACCGCGACGAAGCCTCGCCATTCTTTAATTTTAACCGCGACCTGCAGAAGGCAATCTGGGGTGACAACTGGATTCGCAAGGAAGCGCTCGGCCAGCGCGAAGCCATCAAAGCTGCCACGCGCGAGAAAATGCTCGCCATCAAAGACAAGTACTACATCCCGAATAACTCGCTCTTGATTGTTGCCGGCGATTGCTCCACCGACGATGTGAGAGATTTGGCACAAAAATATTTCGCGTCCTGGAAACGCGGCCCCGACCCATTCAAGGGCACGACTCAACCGGCGATCGAGCCGCTTACCGAGAATAAATACGTCACCGATTTCGTCGAGACGCCAACCGCCGCATGTTTGGTGCGCTGGCACGGGCCGTCGATCGGCATCGACGACAAAGGAACATACGCGGCGGATGTGTTCAGTGAGATCATCCGTCAGGACGAGCACGAATTTACGAAGTCGCTCCTGGAATCGGGTGTCGCGTCGGCACGCAATTTTTGGTATTATACCCAGCGCCTCGTTGGACCGATCCAAGCCGACATCTACGCTCCGCCCGAGCGGATGAAAGCGTCGATGAAGATCTTTTGGGAGCAGCTCGACAAGTTTACGAAGCCCGGCTATTACAGTGACGAAGAGCTCGAGACGTCGAAGCAGCAACTTCGCAGTCGCATCCTCTACGATAGCGAGAGCCTTTCCGATTTTTCGAAGAATATCGCATTCTGGTGGGCGTCGACGGGACTCGATTACTACGAAGGGTATCTTGATAATCTCTCGAAGATCACGCGCAAGGATATCAATGAATATTTGCGCCGATACGTAATCGGCAAACCGTACGTCATTTCGATCGCCGTCAAAGCCGGCGATCTGTTGAAGTACGATCTCAATCCGCGCGACCTCACTCACGACGCTTTGGTACCGACTCCGAGATGA
- a CDS encoding hemerythrin domain-containing protein has protein sequence MEHQKAPVQQPTPTGAAIREWLEADHKRLEELLHLATEGNGTIDRKRYDEFRTGLLRHINIEEKILFPAAMKSNVLEQAAQLRLDHGALAALLVLDPSHTVTHALRTVLAKHNNLEEGNEGVYEECITLIGDLAGSVFANLEASPNIPLAIRAQGEKITDAAKRCLERAGYPGSLLGD, from the coding sequence ATGGAGCATCAGAAAGCACCAGTCCAACAACCGACGCCTACGGGCGCAGCGATCCGCGAGTGGCTCGAAGCCGATCACAAGCGGCTCGAAGAGCTGTTGCATCTTGCCACCGAGGGTAACGGCACGATCGACCGCAAACGCTACGACGAATTCCGCACCGGCCTGCTGCGGCATATCAATATCGAGGAGAAGATTCTCTTCCCCGCCGCGATGAAGTCGAACGTACTCGAACAAGCGGCGCAGCTTCGGCTCGATCATGGCGCGCTCGCCGCGTTGCTTGTGCTCGATCCGTCACATACAGTCACTCACGCGCTGCGAACCGTTCTGGCGAAGCATAATAATCTCGAAGAAGGCAACGAAGGCGTGTACGAAGAATGCATAACCCTTATCGGCGACCTTGCCGGGAGTGTCTTTGCGAATTTGGAAGCCTCACCGAACATTCCATTGGCAATACGCGCCCAAGGTGAGAAGATCACCGACGCTGCAAAGCGCTGCCTCGAACGCGCCGGCTACCCCGGTTCGCTGCTCGGCGATTAG